The Collimonas fungivorans Ter331 genome has a segment encoding these proteins:
- a CDS encoding rhomboid family intramembrane serine protease — protein sequence MLIIPVDRKPDWKRPPLVTILLVLVNLLIYFGIQWHERSQMEPAAHYYLVESRLPEFEFPAYARYLESDNKPEAAAAMRKGLERWRRLRARADLAAARDGKTASLENYEALIESWYVLDADLRFSALMQQAKPAVLGTVGADDLAEWKEQREHYVLTRKRSFTERYALIPAQAFERPVTLLTHMFLHASVEHVLGNMVFLAMVGYAVEILLGGGWYLLFYLLSGLLSAAFYLVFRGDSMILSLGASGAISGVMGMYTVLYGLRKIRFFYWFLFYFDFFKAPALIMLPIWVGKEVFDLWFGAPSNTNYYAHIGGLLGGALLALAYRLLARRKLEQAHATYVAPADDDKQLRSLQQSAYSALSRLDFERARRDFSSLVNRTLAQQQAPQPDWLLQLFNLSKQAPAAPIFHKTAEMLLRLPKGSLAEDKIHQVYLDYVARAEPRPQLSSEQSLAAAKRFALNGQPQTAAAILQILMVTARQHQQLPQLVQFVARGFMAAGMHDKAQHYQKLLQQQFPLSEESRLATSPGNRY from the coding sequence ATGCTGATTATCCCGGTAGACCGTAAGCCAGACTGGAAGCGCCCGCCGCTGGTCACTATCCTGCTGGTGCTGGTCAACCTGCTGATTTATTTCGGCATCCAGTGGCACGAGCGCAGCCAGATGGAGCCTGCGGCGCACTATTACCTGGTCGAGTCGCGCCTGCCGGAATTCGAATTTCCCGCTTATGCACGTTACCTGGAAAGCGATAACAAGCCCGAGGCCGCTGCCGCCATGCGCAAGGGGCTGGAGCGTTGGCGGCGGCTGCGGGCTCGGGCTGACCTGGCTGCGGCGCGCGACGGCAAGACCGCGTCGCTGGAAAACTACGAGGCGCTGATCGAGAGCTGGTATGTGCTGGACGCCGACCTGCGTTTTTCGGCCTTGATGCAGCAAGCGAAACCGGCTGTGCTGGGCACCGTCGGCGCCGACGACCTGGCCGAATGGAAGGAGCAGCGAGAGCATTACGTGCTGACCCGCAAGCGCAGTTTCACCGAACGCTATGCATTGATCCCGGCGCAGGCCTTCGAGCGCCCGGTGACCTTGCTGACGCATATGTTCCTGCACGCCAGCGTCGAGCACGTGCTGGGCAACATGGTGTTCCTGGCGATGGTCGGTTACGCGGTCGAGATATTGCTGGGCGGCGGCTGGTACCTGCTGTTTTACCTGTTGTCGGGTTTGCTGTCGGCCGCGTTTTATCTTGTGTTCCGCGGCGACAGCATGATCCTGTCGCTGGGCGCTTCTGGCGCCATTTCCGGCGTCATGGGGATGTACACCGTGCTGTACGGTTTGCGCAAGATACGATTCTTTTACTGGTTCCTGTTTTACTTCGATTTCTTCAAGGCACCGGCATTGATCATGCTGCCGATCTGGGTCGGCAAGGAAGTCTTCGACCTCTGGTTCGGCGCGCCGTCGAACACCAATTACTACGCCCATATCGGCGGCTTGCTGGGCGGCGCCTTGCTGGCGCTGGCCTATCGCTTGCTGGCGCGGCGCAAGCTGGAGCAGGCGCACGCCACCTATGTTGCTCCCGCCGACGATGACAAGCAGCTGCGCAGCCTGCAGCAGAGCGCCTATTCGGCCTTGAGCCGGCTCGACTTCGAACGCGCCCGCCGTGATTTCAGCAGCCTGGTGAACCGGACCCTGGCGCAGCAACAGGCGCCGCAACCGGACTGGCTGCTGCAATTGTTCAATCTGTCGAAACAGGCGCCGGCCGCGCCGATTTTCCACAAGACCGCCGAGATGCTGCTGCGTTTGCCGAAGGGCAGCCTGGCCGAGGACAAGATCCACCAGGTCTACCTGGATTATGTGGCGAGAGCCGAACCGCGCCCGCAACTGAGCAGCGAGCAATCGCTGGCGGCTGCCAAGCGCTTTGCCTTGAACGGCCAGCCGCAGACCGCGGCGGCTATCCTGCAGATATTGATGGTGACCGCGCGCCAGCACCAGCAGCTGCCGCAGCTGGTGCAGTTCGTGGCGCGGGGATTCATGGCGGCCGGCATGCACGACAAGGCGCAGCATTACCAGAAACTGCTGCAGCAGCAGTTTCCGCTGAGCGAGGAAAGCCGGCTGGCGACCAGCCCGGGCAATCGATACTGA
- a CDS encoding sulfurtransferase TusA family protein, with product MEFNKELDARGLHCPLPILKTKKALADMLSGEVLRVLATDSGSVRDFQAFAKQTGNDLLEQSEENREFIFFMKRK from the coding sequence ATGGAATTTAATAAAGAACTCGATGCACGCGGTCTGCACTGCCCACTGCCGATTTTGAAAACCAAGAAGGCGTTGGCGGACATGCTGAGCGGCGAAGTGCTGCGTGTATTGGCGACTGACTCTGGTTCGGTGCGCGATTTCCAGGCGTTTGCGAAGCAGACCGGCAATGATTTGCTGGAGCAGAGCGAAGAAAACAGAGAGTTCATTTTCTTCATGAAGCGCAAGTAA
- a CDS encoding DUF4013 domain-containing protein produces the protein MQDSLSHNPYNNITPFWQRLPLFFLYPLQQQLVWRPALYALLGCGLWLLGRSGDDGFSPVILIVAVLVGLGLSIDLMRQAFRILEQTSLGNLRYADFDEPDDMHKMSPYKLYFVMLVQGIFVAIMADLHSFLGLLGSALANLMLPASIMVLGHTHSFTDAINPFNVFKMIKACGWPYLALWVFGFILSQCAPITIELFLGKLPITMLIGLAIFVCAYFTLVGFNLMGYTMYQYHQEIGYAPDRNFEFNALASSRQNRPLSDDEILAQQIGALIRDGDINLAIEMVWEELRYDQFNAQLSSHYAKLLMLKGDKGKQLEYAPRHLFTLARSGKPGRIGDAWRQARQLDPEFKIDNPDHVLEIAAAAASVREYQIALEIVSGFHKRAARHKDVPAVLVLAGKLLSDHLRQDARALSLFNHVIAQWPSNPAADEAQRYKNVIERLAQGAPQT, from the coding sequence ATGCAAGACAGTCTTAGCCACAATCCTTACAACAACATTACGCCGTTCTGGCAGCGCTTGCCCCTTTTTTTCCTGTATCCGCTGCAGCAACAGCTGGTCTGGCGCCCTGCCTTATACGCCCTGCTCGGCTGCGGCCTGTGGCTGCTGGGCAGGAGCGGCGACGACGGCTTTTCGCCGGTCATCCTGATTGTCGCGGTGCTGGTCGGCCTGGGCCTGTCGATCGACCTGATGCGCCAGGCATTCCGGATCCTGGAGCAGACCTCGCTCGGCAATTTGCGCTACGCCGATTTCGACGAGCCCGACGACATGCACAAGATGTCGCCCTACAAGCTGTACTTCGTGATGCTGGTGCAAGGCATCTTTGTCGCCATCATGGCCGACCTCCATTCCTTCCTCGGGCTGCTGGGAAGCGCCCTGGCCAACCTGATGCTGCCGGCCAGCATCATGGTGCTGGGACATACCCACAGCTTTACCGACGCCATCAATCCCTTCAACGTGTTCAAGATGATCAAAGCCTGCGGCTGGCCCTACCTGGCGCTGTGGGTATTCGGCTTCATCCTCAGCCAGTGCGCGCCGATCACCATTGAGCTGTTCCTCGGGAAATTGCCGATCACCATGCTGATCGGCCTGGCCATCTTCGTTTGCGCCTATTTCACGCTGGTCGGCTTCAACCTGATGGGTTATACGATGTACCAGTACCATCAGGAGATAGGTTATGCGCCTGATCGCAATTTTGAATTCAACGCGCTGGCCAGCAGCCGCCAGAACCGCCCCCTGAGCGACGACGAAATCCTGGCGCAGCAGATCGGCGCGCTGATTCGCGACGGCGACATCAACCTGGCCATCGAAATGGTGTGGGAAGAACTGCGCTACGACCAGTTCAACGCGCAATTGTCGAGCCATTACGCCAAACTGCTGATGCTCAAGGGCGACAAGGGCAAGCAGCTGGAATATGCGCCGCGCCATCTGTTTACACTGGCCCGCTCGGGCAAGCCGGGCCGCATCGGCGACGCCTGGCGCCAGGCGCGCCAGCTCGATCCTGAATTCAAGATCGACAATCCCGACCATGTATTGGAAATTGCCGCGGCAGCCGCTTCAGTGCGCGAATACCAGATTGCGCTGGAAATCGTGTCCGGCTTCCACAAGCGCGCGGCACGCCATAAAGATGTGCCGGCAGTGCTGGTGCTGGCCGGCAAGCTGCTGTCCGACCACTTGCGCCAGGATGCCCGCGCCCTGTCGCTGTTCAACCACGTGATCGCGCAATGGCCGAGCAACCCGGCGGCGGACGAAGCGCAGCGCTACAAGAACGTGATTGAACGTCTGGCCCAGGGCGCGCCGCAAACCTGA
- a CDS encoding NUDIX domain-containing protein codes for MSDFKFCPVCATSLIQRSDEGEGGKSRLACPEGHWTHWDNPLPVLAAIVEIDGKVLLARNAAWEEGMFALITGFMERDETPEQGIAREIKEETNLDAEQVKLVGVYEFMRKNELIIAYHVKASGQIRLSPELLEYRLLEPAALRPWRAGTGHAVADWMRAQGLAVEYVDRPLLQKAQPEPALKA; via the coding sequence ATGAGCGATTTCAAATTCTGCCCGGTTTGTGCCACTTCCCTGATCCAGCGCAGCGATGAAGGCGAGGGCGGGAAGTCGCGCCTGGCTTGTCCCGAAGGACACTGGACGCACTGGGACAATCCGTTGCCGGTGCTGGCGGCGATCGTCGAGATCGACGGCAAGGTCCTGCTGGCGCGCAATGCGGCATGGGAAGAGGGCATGTTTGCGCTGATCACCGGCTTCATGGAGCGCGATGAAACCCCGGAGCAGGGCATCGCCCGCGAAATCAAGGAAGAAACCAATCTCGACGCCGAGCAGGTCAAGCTGGTCGGCGTGTATGAATTCATGCGCAAGAACGAGCTGATCATTGCCTACCACGTCAAGGCCTCCGGCCAGATACGGCTGTCGCCGGAACTGCTGGAATACCGCCTGCTGGAACCGGCCGCATTGCGCCCCTGGCGCGCCGGCACCGGCCACGCTGTTGCCGACTGGATGCGGGCGCAGGGACTGGCGGTCGAATATGTCGACCGGCCCTTGTTGCAGAAGGCGCAGCCCGAACCTGCCTTGAAAGCGTAA